taagcagagccatgaaattgggccctgatttgtttttgaaaaggttAACGTTGAAAACTGTCAAGCAGAACTACTtttgcaaatttctttgctcagcAGATCGCAATAATGTAAACAAGGAATTAGGATGTTTACCAGCTCCTGccaagtaagattttttttgtacttGGTAAGCGTGAGTCTTGTTTCTCTAGTTTGAGACACTACTATTAGTGATCTGAGGTTTGACTTTACTCTTGTGACATCACACAATGTGCTTTGGCTATATATTGTGATTACACACAAATTACAAACATTAAACTGAGATGTCTAAACGAAAAATGATCCTACTCAATAAATCTTCAAGATTTTGGGATGttttatcaaacaaacaaattatttcatctTAAGTTTGTCACCGAATGAAAGGTAAAATACATAGCCCTTTCTTGACCtttattgtaaacattttgtttaagtgCTTGTTACAGGAAAGTTCTTAACTCGGAATCATGGAAATATTTTTGCAACAAATAGGGTCAGATTTACTTCAGTGTATACATCAAGGTGCTCTTGTGGCAAAGTACAAGACAACGGTAAGAATGAGACCAAAGAATAAGATGATGAGAATTAGAATGATGACATATCTCCATCTTCTCCTAATCTCATGTCGACGTCTTGCAGCCTCAATATCTGGCTTGGCTTTCTTGTCTTGTTCACTCAGTGCATACTGGGTAACACCGTCACCAGGGGCAACCAGCTGATTCTTGGGGATGGTGTTCTAAAAAAAATAGCGGGAAAAATTGGGATGGCATTAAAAATAAGGTAAGTGTGTTGAGTCAGGTTTTCGCCAGATTTTCTCTTAAACTTTGAGACAAAGCAATTTTATATGTCATCAAGAGGACAAAACTCTTTAGGCTTTTTCACACTACATTTTACAAGTACTCTATTCCCGGGGGCAATCCTTGGGATCAACGGACTTCATCTCCACACTTGAATCACTTTACCCCAGATATACCTCAGTAAATGAGcatagtactgagtatacagtgctaacacacatcggtgtatgggtaaaaaccaaaattaatattctttatccccgatgcaaatttaacatctattataaatgAGCATACCCGGAGGATAGctacccctgctctggagtaagCGATAAAACCCAAGGGATCTTTGAGAAAATAACTGTTTACTTACTTGCTTGACTCTGGAAGGCATTACAACTCCAAAGGTTGTCTGAATCAAACAGAAAAGAGAAAACATTATTAAACTTGTTGAAGGAAACAATATACTATACAAAGAAAGAATTTTACAAAGTCTTAATCAATACTGTAGATGTATGTCTATTTCTGAacctttaaaatgtcaaattaagAAGACATGTTTGTTCATGTAACTCTTAAGAGGTATGTCGTgcaaaggcaaagtatacacaTTTAGTTTAACTGATCAAGGAAATGTCTTTATTCTTCCtctttgttttacaaaacaCTAAGAAGATGCATGTTAAGATGACCGGTTAGTATTGCCATATTTCTATTGTGACATCACTTTGCTTAGAagttaagattgatacacagtttAGGtaaatcttagctctttgtgaaatcggcccctaaAGTTTTGATAACAATTCAtgcagtgcagttaataacaagTTTTCTCCGGAAGACAAGTAGAGTACATTGCTTGAAACGTCAGAATTTTTTCCAAAAGATAGTCTACAGGGttgttatttctttctttctacaCAATGTAAAGCTTAAAATCTTACTTAAATTTTATACTCACAAGTTTCTTAACTCCTGCTCCATTTTGAACTCCATTCTCCGCTGGCCTCCCAAATCTAAAGTTTTTGCTGTAGTTTATCTTAGTCCCGTCAGCATCATTGACTGGAAGCTCCTCCTCGTCCTCATCCTGAGCCTTCTTAGGTCGCTTATAAGTTCCTTTTTTACTCTTAGCAGAAGTCATGTTGCCGATACCAGAGTCTTGACTGGCAGTATCTGAAGACTTAGCAACATGAGCTTGATCCGAGGAGACTTCGACTGTACCATCTTGGTCATAGAGAGGGTTAAGACGCATTGAACTACTGACTGCTTTCTTATCAGTTGGTTTGGAACCAAAGACGTTGGCCATCTTAACGTCGTCGACTTCATAGTTGCTAAGACGGTTAAGCTTGATCCTCTGggatgaagaagacaaaaaaggtGAGAATTGAGTATATAGTAAGATTAGGTTTTGAGtagaagactctgctagggtcaacaATTTAGgccaatattaaaacaaaaaaattaagtttgaCACATTGAAAATCAGTGTGTTAGAATATGTAGGAAAATGGACATTCTTTGCTTTGTGTGGTTCAAATTGAACTAAATTACACTGACTTTGAGATTTTTTTGttagaaaatttgatttttgtttgtctttaactTATCTTCCTTACATAACACTGAcatgatttaatttgttttttttcacaccaATCCTACTTGGGGTCTTTTTCAATTGAAACCTccgcttgggctctggcttaaGCTTTGTCTGCTGTTGTTTGAACCACCAAGCCTGaacccaagccgaggtttgagacaGGTCCCAGGTAATTGGTTTGTTGTTCTCTACTCATGAGACCATGTAAGTCCTACCTGAATATCTGCATCACTTTGATTTGTTTCCTTTTCTCTCAGAgactgaaaagaaaaagacacaaAGAGAATTTTATGTGAGTACATTTTCACAAATTCTGTCAGAGGGGAAAAGCCAAATACTAACAAAAATTCCAAAACTGAGTTCCTTAAACTACAtttttagtacactgtacccTGTTTAGGAAGTTGACAAGTTCATGATTctggtggtcttgtgtttttcaattgaataacaaTAGCTCACTCACTCTGTGTAATGACATCTTCAAATGTTGGCATTGAGTCTGTTAAAATAACTTTCAATTCTTTTGTACGAAGTGTACTTGACCCCTTATGGCTAATGAGATCATGTCCTTTAGTTTAGTACTCAAataaattctgattctggtcttttttttaaagcaattctGGCCATTAAACATTTTAAGCCAGAAGGTCATGtagattcccccccccccaaaaaaaaatgagcCCCAATGGTGTCGGGTAGTCTgtgttaacaaataaataagtccAAATGAACCTGCATCTAGGGGAGGCGTCACACACCTATAGCTTGCGTATCATTTACAACACAACACAAGGGTTGAATATTAAATGCGCATAGTGTTGTTGAAAGTTTCCATGGACCATGACCTTGCATGTAGAATTGAGTCTTTGTCAGGAAGTTCAGCAATGATACGCAGCAGCGAGCATGGATTTTCTCACACCGTAGCTATGCCTGGAATGCATAATTATAATTCTTTTCAATGGTTGTGTACAAGTTGtagttatttttttacagaattaTATATTGAGTGGACTTATCCCAGTCCTTTTATGGTTTATTACCCTTGCTTCCCGGTGTTGAATCTTTGAGTCCTGTGATTCATTAAACATTTGACAGTCAGGGCTCTTCCTTAAAACACTGGTCTTCAGGCCTTATCTCAAGTGTTCCTGCTGGCTAATTCAGCGTtgggaaaaaaatgtttacttgaAATATTGTTGACTTGTGAAAAGCTGGTTGACTAGTGAAATAACAAGCTAAACTGGCCCTGCTGCTGGCTAGTAACCGAAAAAGTTATGGAAAACCCCTGGTCTGgtgtaaattgttttaaaaccaaTCAAATTTACTGTTTTATTCTTAACCCTTACAGTCACAAACTCATCGAATTCtaactgcatgttttgtttgattctgttggaaTCAGGACAAATACTTTACAGGATCCTGAAAAACCACCAGAGTTTAAAAGTGGTTTtggaccatagagctatatatattgactagagcgctaacaccctgttatacacgcactaaggttttgaagccgtgtgggcgcatccatgtttatgtacaaaccaatacaaaagcttgaaattttgtacggcaattgtacggctatttgcatgatagtgcgtttgttcttttctatgtgccAGCGAAGCAAAAAATGGcgtaaatgtgaacgcacaatctgctgatcagcgcacaaactggcagcgtcatgattaaaaggcgcgtttacctttttttagtacggcaaccaagtcgaagttacggttttcgtagcgcggacgtacgcgagtggacagttgcgtacgcatatgcacacgccgaatgtaaaataatcgcggcaatgtgtgttctcttaaaattctgaattcacgcaacacaccaaacatgtctgcgcccagggtggcttcaaaacgcagagcaagttagcgctctagtcaatatatatagctctatgtttTGGACTGAGGACTAACTGATTCTGCTTTACATTTTGGTCTTGCACACCACCATAATGatagtccaacagtttgggtgatgagtttttacatggtgttagATGTTGATGGATATCACCCGAAGGCATTTCAGTTTTAAATATAATCCAACAATTCAGGCATGAGATATGGATATTCATCCTTTCTCTTTTCTACAATATTTGTCTCCTTTTCAACAATAATGAATTTTACCCACGCAGAACATGGTTATTTTAAACCCTCCCTTAAAATTGAGAAAGACAAATCAATCATTTGTAATTCTTCAGAACATGGTCAGTGTGGTCAGTGAATACTGTTTATTTCACAGGTCGGTTTTATAGATTGTTATTGAAATGTCAGCAGTGTTAAATAAGATCATGTTTTCCGGTACAAATACATTGTAAATCGTACTGGCTAGAATCCAACATGGGTACAATTTTTGtaccagaaaacaaaaatccaatcTCAAATGGAATCCTTTAAATCACCATAGTAACTTAATTGTCAATGTCCCGATGCAAACTGTCTTAGTTTAGGATATTCATGGTAGTCATTTGGTTTTATCAATTCCCTGTTTGcagtaaaaaattgtttttttgataaaatgttgacCACAAAATCAAATTGCCTAAAGTGATCATTCTGAATAAACTGCTATCAAAAGATGAATATGAATATAATTTATGAGTGGAGTCATCTTAATAGCATTGTTTGCATAGTAATGTCTTATGCCCAGCTTGAAAATTAAACGCGTTTTATTTCACAGCCTGTTGATGATATGCAGCAGTGGTTGCATGGCAACCAGCCTTTACTTCCGTTCAAAATTACCTCcttggggtcaaaggtcatacaaGTAAACAATAATAGCAACTGCTTGCTGCCTGTGTAGTGGGTATGATGTATGTGGGGGATAATTTTTATGCATACATAAAATCATTAATT
Above is a genomic segment from Asterias rubens chromosome 10, eAstRub1.3, whole genome shotgun sequence containing:
- the LOC117295252 gene encoding uncharacterized protein LOC117295252, whose amino-acid sequence is MANADNINGNSQPEDAPQTSSQTSAGAGGRRYRKKDDKRGSGQSQDSSNTPSLREKETNQSDADIQRIKLNRLSNYEVDDVKMANVFGSKPTDKKAVSSSMRLNPLYDQDGTVEVSSDQAHVAKSSDTASQDSGIGNMTSAKSKKGTYKRPKKAQDEDEEELPVNDADGTKINYSKNFRFGRPAENGVQNGAGVKKLTTFGVVMPSRVKQNTIPKNQLVAPGDGVTQYALSEQDKKAKPDIEAARRRHEIRRRWRYVIILILIILFFGLILTVVLYFATRAP